A single window of Rubripirellula lacrimiformis DNA harbors:
- a CDS encoding NHL repeat-containing protein, producing MDRRDFITHTLIRSLGFSAAGIMAAGTGGCVPTGSGDIPELVWGRHGISTGRFVKPRAITIDDADQLYIVDTTGRIQVFDTDGQPIRSWQTPETENGRPTGLSFQAADSNPSGQARILVADTHYYRMLAYTPEGQLLQDQQIGGTAGPLPGEFAFVTDAVSDRHGFVYMGEYNASDRIQKFDPDGKFVTQWGGTGDTPGKFVRPQSLVIHNDVMWVADACNHRIQRFDIREETPRLIDVWGGPGTEHRQFYYPYDLAIAADGSVLVVEYKNNRVQRLSPQGDWIASWGGPGFEPGMLNQPWGIVVDSKNRVHVLDSNNHRVQRIQMPG from the coding sequence TTGGATCGACGCGATTTTATCACGCATACGCTGATCCGCAGCCTCGGATTCTCGGCCGCCGGCATCATGGCTGCTGGAACCGGCGGCTGCGTCCCCACCGGTTCGGGCGATATCCCCGAATTGGTTTGGGGTCGGCACGGAATCAGTACGGGCCGATTCGTCAAACCTCGCGCGATCACGATCGACGATGCTGACCAACTTTACATCGTCGACACCACCGGACGAATCCAGGTTTTTGACACCGACGGCCAGCCAATCCGATCCTGGCAGACCCCGGAAACGGAAAATGGCCGGCCGACCGGACTGTCGTTCCAAGCAGCCGATTCCAATCCGTCCGGACAAGCCCGAATTCTGGTCGCCGACACCCATTACTATCGAATGCTGGCTTATACGCCCGAAGGCCAACTGCTTCAGGATCAACAGATCGGCGGCACCGCGGGCCCGTTGCCGGGCGAATTCGCATTCGTTACCGATGCCGTTAGCGACCGACACGGCTTCGTTTATATGGGCGAATACAACGCCTCGGATCGCATCCAAAAATTTGATCCCGATGGAAAATTCGTCACCCAGTGGGGCGGCACCGGCGATACACCGGGGAAATTTGTACGCCCGCAAAGCCTGGTGATCCACAACGACGTGATGTGGGTCGCCGATGCCTGCAATCACCGTATCCAGCGATTCGACATCCGCGAAGAGACGCCTCGGTTGATCGACGTCTGGGGCGGGCCGGGCACCGAACATCGCCAGTTCTATTATCCCTACGATCTGGCGATCGCTGCCGACGGCAGCGTGCTGGTCGTCGAATACAAGAACAACCGGGTCCAGCGACTGAGCCCCCAGGGCGACTGGATCGCCAGCTGGGGAGGCCCCGGTTTTGAGCCCGGAATGCTGAACCAACCCTGGGGGATCGTGGTGGATTCGAAAAATCGCGTCCATGTTCTGGACAGCAATAACCACCGGGTTCAACGGATCCAAATGCCGGGTTAG
- a CDS encoding L-threonylcarbamoyladenylate synthase — protein MSKILDLRATDDPRDIVHRSVQALVEGSVVGVPTDTVYGLAASALSETALERLCEIKGRDKASPLAISVASREAAEDFYCGIAPLARRLASRCWPGPLTLVIPCESSHSAVRQLPAAVQERIRGEFGCVGFRVVDHRVITHIHRFLSAPLLLTSANLTGQPVATTAEQVEQQLGGQIPLLLDDGPTRYGGASTVARVRGNQMEILREGGIERAAMNQFIKPIIALVCTGNTCRSPMAETLLRDQLAKKLGCEDAVRVLSAGVAASTGSGATPQAIEVMGRRGLDLTGHSSRPLDDSVMGVADLVLTMTRGHRAAILAAWPGLHDRVFTLRRDGGDIADPVGMPVDVYEGCADQISSELSAWIEALDDDFFPDSDSAQTSSSQPTPPTDASSDSDSNQA, from the coding sequence ATGTCCAAAATTCTTGACCTCCGGGCGACCGATGACCCTCGCGACATCGTCCACCGATCGGTCCAGGCGTTGGTGGAGGGCAGCGTTGTAGGGGTGCCCACGGATACCGTTTACGGGTTGGCGGCCAGTGCGTTATCGGAAACCGCTCTCGAACGATTGTGCGAAATCAAAGGCCGCGACAAGGCATCTCCGCTCGCTATCTCAGTGGCCAGCCGCGAGGCGGCGGAAGATTTTTATTGCGGAATCGCCCCGCTGGCCCGTCGTTTGGCTTCGCGATGTTGGCCAGGACCGTTGACTTTGGTGATCCCCTGCGAATCATCTCACTCAGCCGTCCGACAATTGCCCGCCGCAGTCCAGGAACGAATTCGTGGAGAATTCGGCTGTGTCGGTTTTCGCGTGGTCGACCATCGCGTGATCACGCATATCCACCGTTTTTTGTCGGCTCCATTGCTGTTGACCAGTGCGAATTTGACGGGCCAGCCCGTTGCTACGACCGCCGAACAAGTCGAACAGCAATTGGGGGGGCAGATACCACTGCTGCTCGATGACGGCCCGACGCGTTATGGTGGTGCGTCGACGGTGGCCCGCGTTCGGGGCAACCAAATGGAAATCCTTCGCGAAGGGGGTATCGAACGAGCCGCTATGAATCAATTTATCAAGCCGATTATCGCTCTGGTCTGCACCGGAAACACCTGCCGCAGCCCGATGGCAGAAACGTTGCTGCGCGACCAGTTGGCGAAGAAACTGGGCTGTGAAGACGCCGTTCGTGTGCTTTCGGCTGGCGTTGCAGCGTCGACCGGCAGCGGAGCGACACCGCAAGCGATTGAGGTGATGGGGCGACGTGGTCTGGATTTGACTGGGCACAGCAGTCGGCCGCTGGATGATTCGGTCATGGGAGTCGCCGATTTGGTGCTGACGATGACTCGCGGTCACCGGGCTGCCATCCTGGCCGCTTGGCCGGGCCTGCACGATCGCGTGTTCACGCTTCGTCGCGATGGCGGGGATATCGCCGATCCCGTCGGGATGCCGGTCGATGTCTACGAAGGGTGTGCCGACCAAATCAGCAGCGAATTGTCCGCCTGGATCGAAGCCCTGGATGACGACTTTTTCCCTGACTCGGACTCCGCACAGACATCGTCCAGCCAGCCCACACCACCGACTGACGCCTCGTCAGATTCCGATTCCAACCAAGCGTAG
- the rpiB gene encoding ribose 5-phosphate isomerase B, producing MKIKNRLVQSLTTAGYTILDAGTHSDAAVDYPDIAMQVAAKVSAGQADRGILICGTGIGMSIAANKFDGVRAASCYDEVMVEISRRHNDVNILCLPGDMIGDRPIDDLVLMWLQTDFDGGRHAVRITKISELERRGTSPTPASPSSQNSSSPAASSESA from the coding sequence GTGAAAATCAAGAATCGCTTGGTGCAGTCACTGACCACCGCCGGCTACACCATTTTGGATGCCGGTACCCACAGTGATGCAGCCGTTGATTATCCCGACATCGCCATGCAGGTGGCTGCCAAGGTCAGTGCCGGACAGGCCGATCGCGGTATCTTGATCTGCGGAACCGGGATCGGGATGTCGATTGCCGCTAACAAATTTGACGGTGTGCGAGCGGCGTCCTGTTATGACGAAGTCATGGTGGAAATCAGCCGCCGACACAATGACGTGAACATCCTGTGTTTGCCCGGTGACATGATCGGTGACCGGCCGATTGATGATCTGGTCCTGATGTGGTTGCAAACGGACTTCGATGGTGGACGCCATGCGGTCCGCATCACCAAAATTTCGGAACTGGAACGTCGCGGAACATCGCCAACACCAGCCAGTCCATCGTCTCAGAACTCATCGTCACCTGCGGCGTCCTCTGAATCAGCATGA
- a CDS encoding DNA polymerase III subunit — MTTETATKMTDWSTLIGHDQVRQWFAAAIKQNRLGGSFLFVGSPGIGKRTVANLLARTLLCQRSEAAAMNPCGVCPSCLQVEAGTHPDVVRVAKPADKSLIPVELLIGSREARMQEGFCRDLRLRPSLGSRKVAILEDADYLNEEGANCLLKTLEEPPAGAIVVLVGTSEQRQLPTIRSRCQILRMGPLSVADASLLLRKVHGVEADDQQIASAMDVAGGDIEVAIRLLSGESDQLRHAVTAQLDAEYPDPVGLARVVTAHVDAAGKDAGKRRGAMRDVFSMAVQHFRRQMRAGALQGDVSPLTLARLDRCVRALREVDRSANQATLIECFAADIASGVTGDRGEIG; from the coding sequence ATGACAACCGAAACCGCCACCAAGATGACCGATTGGTCGACGCTGATCGGACATGATCAGGTCCGCCAGTGGTTCGCTGCTGCGATCAAACAGAATCGGCTCGGTGGCAGCTTCTTGTTCGTCGGATCACCGGGGATTGGCAAACGGACGGTTGCCAATTTGTTGGCTCGGACGCTGCTTTGCCAACGTAGCGAAGCTGCCGCCATGAACCCCTGTGGGGTGTGCCCGTCGTGTTTGCAAGTCGAAGCCGGCACGCACCCGGACGTGGTTCGAGTCGCCAAGCCAGCCGACAAAAGTCTGATTCCCGTTGAACTGCTGATCGGTTCACGCGAGGCTCGGATGCAGGAAGGTTTTTGCCGAGACCTGCGGCTGCGTCCTAGTCTGGGAAGTCGCAAAGTTGCAATCCTAGAGGACGCGGACTATCTGAACGAAGAAGGCGCGAACTGTTTGCTGAAAACTTTGGAAGAACCCCCGGCGGGCGCCATCGTGGTGCTGGTGGGGACCAGCGAACAGCGACAGTTGCCCACCATTCGATCACGTTGCCAAATTCTGCGAATGGGGCCTCTGTCGGTGGCCGACGCGTCGCTGTTGCTGCGGAAGGTTCACGGCGTCGAAGCGGACGACCAGCAAATCGCGTCCGCCATGGACGTGGCGGGCGGAGACATCGAAGTTGCCATCCGGTTGCTAAGCGGTGAATCGGATCAACTTCGGCACGCCGTCACCGCCCAGTTGGACGCCGAGTATCCCGATCCGGTGGGATTGGCTCGAGTCGTGACGGCCCACGTCGATGCGGCCGGAAAAGACGCCGGGAAACGCCGCGGTGCGATGCGCGATGTGTTTTCGATGGCGGTCCAGCACTTTCGCCGGCAAATGCGAGCCGGTGCCCTGCAAGGCGATGTCTCGCCATTGACTCTGGCCCGATTGGACCGCTGTGTGCGAGCCCTGCGGGAAGTCGATCGAAGTGCCAATCAGGCGACCTTGATCGAGTGCTTTGCCGCTGACATTGCGTCGGGAGTCACCGGGGACCGAGGCGAAATCGGATAA
- a CDS encoding family 16 glycoside hydrolase — MLIYRFAMSVCCGMIIPFAGAHADAPEERVLFADDFQRQESEPHLEQVGNGWGTNSRARAKGNKQVDLADGAMHITRHAEADHGVSVTQDVAFRDATIQMRFKIGPKDDLGINIADMQEKSVHAGHLCMARIRTNQIEITDLKTGKMNLELRKRRLEKTSDDADAKLVAQKSKRTKVQLAADQWHDLAVTIAGDEMTVSIDGKKVDSFASPGIAHATKRRLRLAVGRDAWVDDVRITTPDPAK; from the coding sequence ATGCTGATTTACCGTTTTGCGATGTCGGTCTGCTGTGGCATGATCATTCCATTCGCGGGCGCACATGCCGATGCACCGGAAGAACGTGTGTTGTTCGCTGACGATTTTCAGCGCCAGGAATCGGAACCACATTTGGAACAGGTGGGCAACGGTTGGGGGACCAACAGTCGGGCCCGAGCCAAAGGGAACAAGCAGGTCGACTTGGCCGATGGTGCGATGCATATCACCAGGCATGCCGAGGCCGATCACGGCGTCTCGGTCACACAGGATGTGGCGTTTCGGGATGCCACGATTCAAATGCGATTCAAAATCGGTCCGAAAGACGATCTAGGAATCAACATTGCCGACATGCAGGAGAAGTCGGTTCATGCCGGGCACCTGTGCATGGCCCGCATCCGAACCAATCAGATCGAGATCACGGACCTGAAGACTGGGAAGATGAATCTGGAACTTCGCAAGCGACGCTTGGAGAAAACGTCCGATGATGCCGACGCAAAGTTGGTGGCCCAAAAGTCCAAGCGTACCAAGGTTCAGTTGGCTGCCGATCAATGGCACGATCTTGCCGTCACCATTGCCGGTGACGAGATGACCGTTTCGATCGATGGAAAAAAAGTGGATAGCTTTGCATCGCCCGGCATCGCACACGCCACCAAACGCAGATTGCGATTGGCTGTGGGGCGCGATGCCTGGGTCGACGACGTGCGAATCACCACGCCCGATCCGGCCAAGTAG
- a CDS encoding sugar phosphate isomerase/epimerase family protein, whose translation MESWPIGVFASVDAGLGVAWNVISELKLPTIQLHAPHPDKRTADSARALASQLADMNVQCTAVFGGFDGESYADIPTVVKTIGLVPEATRQSRLQEMKDISDFSKHLGCDAIALHLGFVPEGPSESGYDGIVAVTQELCDHAASNDQYLHLETGQETADGLLEFIQHVDRSNLKINFDPANMILYGTGEPIEALRKVGKHVRSIHCKDGTWSDQPGKTWGCEVPLGEGDVNMEAYLKTLKEIGYEGPLTIEREIPQDPERQKAEIGSAIDLLTRLRSEILG comes from the coding sequence ATGGAATCATGGCCTATCGGAGTATTTGCATCCGTCGACGCAGGCTTGGGGGTCGCTTGGAATGTGATCTCGGAATTGAAGCTGCCGACCATTCAGCTTCACGCACCGCATCCGGACAAGCGAACCGCCGACTCTGCCCGTGCTCTTGCCAGCCAATTGGCTGACATGAATGTTCAGTGCACTGCGGTCTTTGGTGGCTTCGACGGCGAAAGCTATGCCGACATCCCAACGGTTGTCAAAACCATTGGATTGGTCCCCGAAGCAACCCGGCAAAGCCGGCTGCAAGAGATGAAAGACATCTCGGACTTTTCGAAGCACCTGGGCTGTGACGCGATCGCACTGCACCTGGGATTTGTGCCCGAAGGCCCATCGGAATCCGGTTACGACGGGATTGTCGCAGTCACCCAAGAACTGTGCGATCACGCGGCCAGCAACGACCAGTACCTGCACCTGGAAACCGGACAGGAAACCGCTGACGGGCTGCTCGAATTCATCCAGCACGTCGATCGATCGAACCTGAAGATCAATTTCGATCCGGCCAATATGATCCTGTACGGCACGGGCGAACCGATCGAAGCCCTGCGTAAAGTGGGCAAACACGTCCGCAGCATCCACTGCAAAGACGGGACCTGGAGCGACCAGCCCGGCAAGACCTGGGGCTGTGAAGTGCCGCTTGGCGAAGGTGACGTCAACATGGAAGCGTATTTGAAAACGCTGAAAGAGATTGGCTACGAAGGCCCGCTAACGATCGAACGCGAAATCCCGCAGGATCCCGAGCGACAGAAAGCCGAAATCGGCAGCGCCATCGATTTGCTGACTCGCCTGCGAAGCGAAATCCTGGGCTAA
- a CDS encoding SDR family NAD(P)-dependent oxidoreductase, with protein MTDLNGKRAIVSGSSRGIGRGIAIQLATAGAEVIINYRSHPEEANEVVELCKAAGGKAHAIQADLAIQSEVERLVDESAAKMGGLDIVISNAAYSDRHLMLESDLDEFRKTIDISMWGAFYLVRSGAQKLIEAGGGNIVVISSPHAHMAIPGAMAYNMAKAANDQMARTAACELAHHGIRVNIIHPGWTDTPGERKFFSEETLQREGEKLPMGRLGAPDEIGYGVVFLCDPKSQYITGSTLTIDGGIQLPWREMYRTKEKPAGTN; from the coding sequence ATGACCGATTTGAATGGAAAACGAGCGATTGTCTCGGGATCGTCTCGCGGCATTGGGCGCGGTATCGCGATCCAGCTGGCCACCGCCGGGGCAGAGGTGATCATCAATTATCGCAGCCATCCCGAGGAAGCCAACGAGGTGGTTGAACTGTGCAAAGCTGCCGGTGGGAAAGCGCACGCGATCCAAGCGGATCTAGCGATTCAATCCGAAGTCGAGCGATTGGTTGACGAATCCGCGGCCAAGATGGGCGGCTTGGACATCGTGATCAGCAACGCGGCTTACAGCGATCGTCACCTAATGCTGGAATCGGACTTGGACGAATTCCGCAAGACCATCGACATCAGCATGTGGGGGGCGTTCTACCTGGTCCGGTCGGGTGCACAGAAGTTAATCGAAGCGGGTGGCGGCAACATCGTTGTCATCAGCAGCCCCCACGCGCACATGGCAATCCCCGGTGCGATGGCCTACAACATGGCCAAAGCAGCCAATGATCAAATGGCGCGTACCGCGGCCTGCGAATTGGCCCACCATGGCATTCGCGTCAACATCATTCACCCGGGCTGGACGGACACGCCGGGCGAACGCAAATTTTTCTCGGAAGAAACACTGCAACGCGAAGGCGAAAAACTGCCGATGGGCCGATTGGGGGCTCCCGACGAAATCGGCTACGGTGTCGTCTTCCTTTGTGATCCGAAAAGCCAGTACATCACCGGCAGCACGCTAACGATCGACGGCGGAATCCAACTGCCGTGGCGCGAGATGTACCGGACGAAGGAAAAGCCAGCTGGAACCAACTGA
- a CDS encoding DeoR/GlpR family DNA-binding transcription regulator, which yields MRSQPISAKRRDRLRDLVQARGFASLGELAASLEVSESTIRRDLEQLEKDGHARRTHGGAFWTGDPDTMEVFQTRRDDSWPAKVAIGVAASSMIEDHDTILLDGGSTTYELARHLVQRPLQVVTNSLPVAHLLSASESIDLVMIGGCVRGRTAVTIGPMADTMLRSINVGKAFLSVAGITERGFFNSNMMLVESEKVMIEAADRTIVVADSSKFGKVSLSRLCGLQDVDTVVTDAGLQSEWKQHLEMADVELVLASKSEHKSTHLKTS from the coding sequence GTGCGAAGCCAACCCATTAGCGCAAAGCGACGCGACCGACTTCGTGACCTGGTTCAGGCTCGCGGGTTTGCGTCGTTGGGCGAATTGGCGGCTTCTTTGGAAGTCAGCGAGTCCACGATTCGGCGTGATTTGGAACAGCTGGAAAAGGATGGCCATGCACGGCGTACCCACGGCGGCGCGTTTTGGACGGGGGATCCGGACACGATGGAGGTCTTCCAGACCCGTCGCGACGATTCCTGGCCGGCCAAGGTCGCGATCGGCGTCGCGGCATCGTCGATGATCGAAGACCACGACACCATTTTGTTGGATGGAGGCAGTACGACCTACGAATTGGCACGCCACTTGGTCCAGCGACCTCTGCAAGTGGTGACCAACAGCCTGCCGGTGGCTCACCTTTTATCGGCCAGCGAATCGATCGACTTGGTCATGATCGGCGGCTGTGTGCGAGGGCGAACGGCGGTGACGATTGGGCCGATGGCCGACACGATGCTGCGAAGCATCAACGTCGGCAAAGCGTTTTTGTCGGTCGCTGGAATCACCGAGCGAGGGTTTTTCAACAGCAACATGATGTTGGTGGAAAGCGAAAAAGTGATGATCGAGGCGGCTGACCGGACGATCGTGGTCGCCGACAGCAGCAAGTTCGGAAAAGTCAGTCTAAGCCGACTGTGCGGATTGCAGGACGTGGACACGGTGGTCACGGACGCCGGACTGCAAAGCGAATGGAAACAGCATCTGGAAATGGCAGACGTCGAACTAGTCTTGGCGTCTAAGAGCGAACACAAATCAACTCACCTAAAAACATCGTGA
- the pduL gene encoding phosphate propanoyltransferase, whose protein sequence is MNSSIIDRSVIEQLVRGALRQTGSSSSAPATAAAARVANPAGWVDGKPNLRVSISARHCHLTDEHVETLFGPGAVLVPEKDLYQDGFYAAQQTVMVVGPRRRMLGSVRVLGPTRPFSQVELALTDSISLGIDAPVRHSGQIDGTPGCVLVGPVGSVQLDQGVIRAARHVHMNLSDCDYYDVKNGDMMQLKITSPDCSVSFEDVLVRADKAAKLEVHIDTDEGNACNLDAATEVVLKKSGCGCQK, encoded by the coding sequence ATGAATTCATCCATCATTGATCGAAGCGTGATTGAACAGTTGGTTCGTGGCGCTCTGCGCCAAACGGGCAGTTCGTCTTCGGCACCCGCGACCGCGGCTGCGGCCCGGGTCGCCAATCCGGCCGGTTGGGTCGACGGAAAACCGAATTTGCGAGTCAGCATTTCGGCCCGTCACTGCCACCTAACCGATGAACACGTCGAGACGTTGTTTGGCCCCGGCGCCGTGCTGGTTCCCGAAAAAGACCTGTATCAGGATGGGTTCTATGCGGCCCAGCAGACCGTCATGGTCGTGGGCCCACGCCGCCGAATGTTGGGCAGCGTCCGCGTGCTAGGTCCGACCCGTCCCTTCAGCCAGGTTGAACTGGCGCTGACCGATTCGATTTCGCTGGGCATCGACGCACCGGTTCGCCACAGCGGCCAGATCGACGGCACGCCCGGATGCGTGTTGGTGGGGCCGGTTGGCAGCGTCCAACTGGACCAAGGCGTCATTCGCGCCGCCCGACACGTGCACATGAACCTGTCCGACTGCGATTACTATGACGTCAAAAACGGCGACATGATGCAGTTGAAAATCACCAGTCCCGATTGCAGCGTCAGTTTTGAAGACGTGCTGGTCCGTGCCGACAAGGCCGCCAAGTTAGAGGTCCACATCGACACGGACGAAGGCAACGCATGCAATCTGGATGCGGCGACTGAGGTTGTGCTGAAGAAGAGCGGCTGCGGCTGCCAAAAATAA
- a CDS encoding BMC domain-containing protein: MAKVSEALGMIETKGFISLVEACDAMMKAANVQFMGWDKVGSGLCSAFVTGDVAAVKAATDAGAAAAGRVGEVVSVQVIPRPHEDIAKILKTPPAKK, encoded by the coding sequence ATGGCAAAAGTTAGCGAAGCGCTCGGCATGATCGAGACCAAGGGATTCATTTCCTTGGTGGAAGCATGCGATGCGATGATGAAGGCAGCAAACGTTCAATTCATGGGCTGGGACAAGGTCGGCAGCGGCCTGTGCAGCGCATTCGTCACCGGCGATGTGGCCGCGGTCAAAGCCGCCACCGACGCTGGTGCTGCCGCAGCAGGACGCGTGGGTGAAGTCGTCAGCGTGCAAGTGATTCCTCGACCGCACGAAGACATCGCCAAGATCCTGAAGACCCCACCAGCCAAGAAGTAA
- a CDS encoding BMC domain-containing protein encodes MNDAIGLIETKGLLPLIEATDAMAKAANVQIVKRVDIGGAYVTTVVSGDVGSVRAAVEAGAAAAAQVGELVGSHIIARPAEGLAAALLS; translated from the coding sequence ATGAACGATGCAATCGGGTTGATCGAAACCAAAGGCTTGTTGCCCCTGATCGAAGCCACCGACGCCATGGCGAAGGCCGCAAACGTCCAAATCGTAAAACGAGTCGACATTGGCGGCGCGTATGTTACGACCGTCGTCAGCGGTGACGTCGGCAGCGTCCGCGCAGCAGTCGAAGCCGGTGCAGCAGCAGCTGCCCAAGTCGGCGAATTGGTCGGCAGCCACATCATCGCTCGGCCTGCCGAAGGTCTTGCTGCCGCGTTGTTGTCCTAA
- a CDS encoding acetate/propionate family kinase: MLVLVANLGSTSFKYRLFDMADERCLARGAVDRIGDAQSECSVEIGDWKETRTMPVPDHGVAVAACLEQLTDPEHGALKDASEVAAIGFKAVHGGRLSGVFVVDDEVLDAMAEMNAAAPAHNPPYIAAMKLLRDRFPNLPLVAAFETDFHRTIPAARREYAIPRDWADQFHIRRYGFHGASHRFIAGRVAQLLGRSDARVISCHLGGSSSLTAIQNGNSVMTTMGMTPQTGVPQNNRVGDFDPFALPLIIQRTGMTLDEVLTRLASQGGLLGLSDNSGDMRDLETAAAAGDQKSQLALDVFVEEVRRHMGGMIVAMGGVDAIVFTGGIGEKGKEVRAAICANLEQLGVVVDRAANEAIDGEGNFHDSDSRTQLWVIPTNEEVIVARQTVERLQTS, from the coding sequence GTGCTAGTTCTTGTAGCGAATCTAGGATCGACCAGCTTCAAGTATCGATTATTCGATATGGCCGACGAACGTTGTTTGGCGCGAGGTGCGGTGGACCGCATCGGTGATGCGCAAAGCGAATGTTCTGTTGAAATCGGTGATTGGAAAGAAACACGTACCATGCCGGTGCCGGATCACGGTGTGGCAGTGGCGGCGTGTTTGGAACAATTGACGGACCCTGAACATGGCGCACTGAAAGATGCATCGGAGGTTGCCGCGATTGGATTCAAGGCAGTTCACGGTGGTCGGTTGTCAGGTGTGTTTGTGGTCGACGACGAAGTGCTAGATGCGATGGCAGAGATGAACGCGGCTGCGCCCGCGCACAATCCGCCTTACATCGCGGCGATGAAGTTGTTGCGAGATCGGTTCCCCAACCTGCCGTTGGTGGCCGCCTTCGAAACCGACTTTCATCGCACCATTCCGGCAGCTCGTCGTGAATATGCGATCCCACGGGATTGGGCGGACCAGTTCCATATCCGGCGTTACGGATTCCACGGTGCCAGCCATCGGTTCATTGCCGGTCGGGTGGCTCAGTTGCTTGGTCGTAGCGATGCACGCGTGATTTCGTGTCACTTGGGCGGCAGCAGTTCGTTGACCGCGATCCAAAACGGAAACAGCGTGATGACGACCATGGGCATGACCCCGCAGACGGGAGTGCCTCAGAACAACCGGGTCGGCGACTTCGACCCATTTGCGTTGCCATTGATCATCCAGCGAACCGGCATGACGTTGGACGAAGTGCTCACCCGCTTGGCCAGCCAAGGTGGTCTGCTGGGGCTTAGCGACAACAGTGGCGACATGCGAGATCTGGAAACGGCTGCCGCGGCCGGTGACCAGAAATCTCAGTTGGCACTGGACGTCTTTGTTGAAGAGGTTCGTCGTCACATGGGCGGCATGATCGTTGCCATGGGCGGCGTTGACGCGATCGTGTTTACCGGTGGCATCGGCGAGAAAGGAAAAGAGGTTCGGGCGGCGATCTGCGCGAATCTGGAACAGCTTGGCGTTGTGGTGGACCGCGCTGCCAACGAAGCCATTGATGGCGAAGGGAACTTTCATGACAGCGACAGTCGTACGCAGTTGTGGGTGATCCCGACCAACGAAGAAGTGATCGTGGCCCGGCAAACTGTCGAGCGGTTGCAAACCTCTTAA
- a CDS encoding EutN/CcmL family microcompartment protein: MFIARVTGSVVATQKVGSMTGHKLLVVEPYRLEEKKRGSLVPTGRTFIAVDPLGSGEGDYVLICQGSSARLTPETKDLPIDAVVIGLVDSVHIEKTNVYSRNDS; this comes from the coding sequence ATGTTCATCGCACGCGTTACCGGATCGGTCGTTGCCACCCAAAAAGTGGGGTCAATGACCGGTCACAAACTGTTGGTGGTCGAACCGTATCGATTGGAAGAGAAGAAGCGAGGTTCGCTGGTCCCGACCGGGCGAACGTTCATCGCCGTCGATCCCCTCGGCAGCGGCGAAGGCGACTATGTGCTGATTTGCCAAGGCAGCAGTGCTCGGTTGACACCGGAGACAAAAGATCTGCCGATCGACGCGGTTGTCATCGGTCTGGTCGACAGCGTTCACATTGAAAAGACAAACGTTTATTCCCGAAACGATAGCTAG